The following coding sequences are from one Burkholderiales bacterium window:
- a CDS encoding sugar phosphate nucleotidyltransferase — translation MKVVLFCGGLGTRLREHSDTIPKSLVNIGYRPILWHLMRYYAHFGHKEFILCLGYRGDLIREFFLDYREAMSSDFVMSEGGRRIEIFDEGIDDWRITFVDTGMHSNLGQRLLRVRHLVEGDEIFLANYSDGLSDLPLDWYVGRFRAADAVASFVSVRPSQSFHAVHADDSGLVTAIEPVSASDYWINGGFFCLRREIFDYIQPGEELVEQPFKRLLAQGKLITVKYEGYWAAMDTFKDKITLDRMEARGDCPWMVWKKTK, via the coding sequence ATGAAAGTCGTTCTCTTCTGCGGCGGCCTCGGCACGCGACTGCGCGAACACTCGGATACGATCCCGAAGTCGCTGGTGAACATCGGATATCGGCCGATCCTCTGGCATTTGATGCGATATTACGCGCACTTCGGCCACAAGGAATTCATTCTGTGTCTTGGTTATCGGGGCGATCTCATTCGCGAGTTCTTCCTCGATTATCGCGAGGCGATGTCCTCGGATTTCGTGATGTCGGAAGGTGGACGTCGCATCGAGATTTTCGACGAAGGCATCGACGACTGGCGCATTACGTTTGTGGATACCGGGATGCACTCCAATCTCGGGCAGCGGTTGCTGCGCGTCAGGCATCTGGTCGAAGGGGATGAGATCTTTCTCGCCAATTACTCCGACGGGTTGAGCGATCTGCCGCTGGACTGGTATGTGGGCAGATTCCGTGCAGCCGATGCCGTCGCGAGTTTTGTGTCGGTGCGTCCCTCGCAGAGCTTCCACGCCGTGCACGCGGATGACAGCGGTCTGGTCACCGCGATCGAGCCGGTAAGCGCTTCGGATTACTGGATCAACGGTGGGTTCTTCTGTTTGCGGCGTGAGATCTTCGACTACATCCAGCCAGGGGAAGAACTCGTGGAACAGCCATTCAAGCGCCTTCTCGCGCAAGGAAAGCTGATCACGGTGAAATACGAAGGCTACTGGGCGGCCATGGATACCTTCAAGGACAAGATTACGCTGGATCGCATGGAAGCACGTGGCGACTGCCCCTGGATGGTCTGGAAGAAGACGAAGTGA
- a CDS encoding PIG-L deacetylase family protein, whose amino-acid sequence MLRLVPEIRAGRPLRLLCIGAHSDDLEIGCGATVMSWLAGVRRIEVTWVVLSAEGVRASEAHRSARALLARATKSRVVIGSFRDGHLPGQYVDVKGFFEDLKGKVNPDVVLTHWLGDRHQDHRLAADLTWNTWRNHVVLEYEIPKYEGDLAPPNAYVPISAAIARRKVGHLRRYFSSQRSKDWFVAENFLGLMRLRGLESRSPSGFAEAFHARKLVL is encoded by the coding sequence GTGTTGCGGCTGGTACCTGAAATCCGCGCGGGTCGCCCGTTGCGGCTGCTGTGCATCGGCGCGCATAGCGACGACCTCGAAATCGGCTGCGGAGCGACTGTGATGAGCTGGCTGGCCGGCGTGCGCAGGATCGAGGTGACATGGGTCGTTCTCAGCGCAGAGGGAGTCCGGGCCTCGGAAGCTCATCGGAGTGCCCGTGCGCTCCTGGCGCGTGCGACCAAATCCAGAGTCGTGATTGGCTCGTTCAGAGACGGTCATCTTCCAGGACAGTACGTCGACGTGAAGGGGTTTTTCGAAGATCTTAAAGGGAAGGTAAACCCCGACGTGGTTCTGACGCACTGGCTGGGGGATCGGCATCAGGATCATCGGCTCGCTGCGGATCTGACCTGGAACACCTGGCGCAATCACGTCGTTCTCGAATACGAGATTCCCAAGTACGAAGGTGACCTGGCGCCGCCCAATGCCTACGTTCCCATATCTGCCGCGATCGCGCGCCGAAAGGTCGGTCACCTGCGGCGTTATTTTTCGTCACAACGCAGCAAAGACTGGTTCGTTGCCGAAAACTTCCTGGGGTTGATGCGGCTTCGCGGCCTGGAATCCCGTTCGCCGAGCGGCTTCGCGGAAGCCTTTCACGCGAGGAAACTGGTACTTTGA